TTAACTTCTCCAATGTCGCACCGTCCGATGCTGATACGAAGGAAAAAGCTGGCGGGGGTAATGTCTTGCTATGTTCTACAATCGTCACCACGCTCCCTCCAGGCTTCACAGCCTTCACTGCCCGCTCACTTTGCCCTGCACATGAGGAACATTAATTGCTAAGCCCGGTGCCAAACAGTTCCTTATAAAATCTTATCCATGAAAATGGACATTTTTAGCGAATCGATTTTCAGTGAACAAAGAAAATTGCATAGCATCCACCTGGTAATGTCATGCATACGCAACTATATAATATGGGACGTCAAAAAGATCAAGttcgtttatgttcttttactTACCAATTGCCACATAGACAACATCAAACTTTTCTGAGAGGTCTTCAAAATTGACCTTGGTGTAGTCAATGGCCAGATCAGCACCCAAACTCTTCAACAAATCTAGCTTCCCAGTGCTACATGTAGCTGCTACTCTTGATGCACCAAAAACTTCCTTAGCTAGCTGTGCAATTggatcaacaacaacaaaaaaatgtgaaaccccacccaaaaagaagaagaagaagaagaagaagaagaagaagaagaagaagaagaagaagaagaagaagaagaagaaggtaaaagtATAATCCTCGTATCGAGTAAGTCCCCTGTGAAGTCGATGTGATTATGATTCgtaagaaaacaaagaaggaaacaaaatgaTACCTGTATCACGAGTGTGCCGACACCACCGGCACCACCCAAGACAAGGAGGGACTTGCCGGGTGAGAGGCCGACTCTTTCGAGGCCTCCATAGGCAGTATGAATGACCAACGGCAAGGAAGCAGCCTCCTCAAAACTCAGCTTCTTGGGCTTCAAAGCCAAGGTTGACTCATCCACGGCCGTGTACTCTGCCAGCGTCCCGTATATCGTGGCACATCCATATACCTCGTCCCCAACTTTCAGCTTCTCCACTTCGCCACCCACCTTCACCACAATCCCAGCAAGATCGTAGCCCGGGACGGCCTAATGCAAAAGGGTGGGGCATAACGTTAATATAACATGTtgtaaggaaaagaaaaggcgaCGGATACAGTCCATCTAAAATATCAACCAAATTACCGGTAAAGTAAAGTGCGGGAGCTTGTAAACTGCATTCACTCTCATGTGGTCAATCGGATTGAGTGCTGCGGCGAGGACTTTAACCAGCACCTGGCCTTTTTGCACTTCAGGGACCTCGAATTCCTGGTTTAATCTCAACACATTGCCGACGTCTCCATACTCGCGATACACCCAAGCCTTCATTTTAGTCGGAACGACGAAATTCGTGGCCATGGATCTTTCTCTAAGATCTCTGGATCGATCTATCTCAAGCTCGAAGCACACAATACGGTGTGAGGACTTCGTTTGCTTTTTATAAAGGGGTGATGGTTACGAGCACCAGGGGGGGCTGGTGACATATCCGGTGACTTCATAATGGAGAAACTGTCATTGATGACGCCAAACGAAAAGGGTTGACGAGTTCAAAGACGTGCCAGACCAAGGCAAAGAGAAACTCAGGTCTTTGGTCTCGTGGTGAAATATGCAGCAATCTCTCAAAACTGTACTGGTGCAGAAAAGTCTAtgggattatattattttctatctATATGCCTATGGGCTGCTTTCACGGTTTTAGATTAGAAAAGTCTAGATATACCATTGATGTATGAAATTTGAACTACTAGAAAATGTCCCCACTTGAGTGGTTACTAGAGAAATGAACTCAAAAGTAGGGATAAGAGTAGAATTGTTTTGACAATGAACATCCAACATTTTACGCTCCgtctaaaataaataatttgaaaatatcaTCTTGAAAATAATCGCTTctattgtttaaaataattagttaatgaaaaatattttcatcgccAACAATAATATACATCTAAATATTTCTATAAActacgaaaatattttttattcattcattccaATAAGTGATATAtgtaatcatttttaggaaaaatattttccaaatcattcatttttttttttaaataaacaaaacctTTGttagtaaatcaatttttatatacTTTCTTCGATCCTTCCGGGGTCccataattttccaaatttgtcatCATTTGCCTAAAATGATGGTAAGATCGGTTGTGCTTCTAGGTAAATTTAACTTTTTGGTCTTAACTCACTTCTAACAATCATAACTTGTTTACAACCTATAATAAGTAACTTACATTTATAAACAATCATCTGCCCATTAAGTTCGCAAAGTGATCATGCCAACACTTAGCTATTAACCAATAGCATAGTAAAATATCCCAAACTCTTGTAAATGACGGTAGTTATGATTAGTAATTATCCTccataattctaattttcttataaagaaaaagaaaattacttaagttttaaacttttcaatttgatcaatttaatttttaacttcttaacaattttgactagaaatcatCGATGTCAACACCAacatgccatgtaggatggccAACACTAATAGTAACAGTTTTTATAATTcgtttaaaaattttcaaatgttatttattctctttctttttctttattttttccttacGAGGTCTCGCAAGGGTGGCCGGCCAACCCTCGCTAGGCAAGGGTTGGCTGACCCTCACTGATCCCACTCACCGGCAGCCCTTGTCAAGCTTAGAagggaaaagaataaataaataaaatcaaattttaacaaaaattcaatttttttttaaattatctatttcaacatCAACTATGTCACGTAAAATGACTAATGTCTACATTAACAATTTCCGATTTAAATTAACCAGAACAAATCATCCAAAAATTTAAGACCAAATTTATTagattaaaagatttaaaactgaattcGTATGAAGACAATATATTTatgaccttttttttataattttcattaaaagcATGTTGTTCCTAGATAAACCTTAGCTTCAATGGAGACAAATTCCTGCCAAGCGATAGGATTGTTATGACAGCCtcaaatttgttgaaattgatCATACAAGGATAACTTTATAATCACTAAACTCACTTGCATAAGGCAAAATTTCAGTGGCTGATCGTATTCACTCTTTTCCTCTCGCAATGCTTCGATCAAACAGTGAAATCCTCTGTCGTGCTTATCTACACTATTCATATATTGCACCGAAACTGCATTAAGTAGATTTAGTACATGCACACAGGTAATtgaccgaccaaagaaaaacaaaagtagGTAGGTCATTCATCTGTTTTCATCGATTACGAGGAACGGAGGGTACAAAGCGTGTAACCAGAGATGATGGAGCAGAGAGCAAAGGCCATGAAAGCCAGGATGGAGAGAGCCACGGATGCAGTTGCCATCTGTGGGAACTTGTCCTCTCCCCAGTTCAATTCCCAGTCATCAACTCTCGTCGCCGCCGATGATGATGCCGATAACAGCAGATAACTCATAACCTGCAGTTCCCACACACAGCAGTCAGAGCTTGAGTTGAAAATGACACGAAATATTCCAATCATGAGAACATGGAAAGTTTCAAATGCATTCTAATATCAATCTTTACTGTGAGGGAATTCTGTTCCCTTTCTGATCTTTATATGGAAATCAAAGGACAAGGGACTGTTCCCCTGAACATGGGTCTCCAAAACCCGATGTCTTAGGTTCAAATCATTTAGCTTGTCACCTCAGTGCCATTGTTTTCACAAATCAAGTGTTCTAGAATAATAAATCACACTTGTCTGGTGTTGAAAGCCGATGGCCATATCTATTCTGTAGGCTTTCATTTTATACACCTATGAACACAGCATCAGTTTGTTAGTCAATGGAGCTAATATCTCTGACTGAATAAATTAaaggattttttatttagtacTAGCATGGAGTGAAAAAGTTATTCCTCATATAGCATAAAACAATTGTACATATGCAGGTTTATTTTTGGTGACTGTATTCAGTTCATTAGTAGATAAATATTCTTAGTCCAAGATTATTTGTTCAAAAGTCTTTTTACAAAGACCGGCTTTCCAATATAAAATCTGAAGACAGTACATTGAATTTGTTTGATGCCTACGTACTCGAGGCAAGACACACACAAGAGCCCCCGAGAGGAAAGAGTTGAAAACCGGGGTTTTGCCAAAGGCTCAAAATGAAATAAGATATGACAGAGATGCCAACATTGTTTTCATTCACTTGTAAAGTTCAACCTACCAGCCGTGAAATATTCCATAGAAAGTAGAAAGTCAGGGTTCACAGCAAAGAACAACACCTATCAAAATGGGAgaatatttcttcttcttttttggcaaagGGTAAGAATATATAGAGCTTTAACcaataattacaaaagatccggcgccacaaaacttgcactcaacaagACAACAAGTCAGAGTGAGTGGAAGGGCACCGAATGCAAAAGAGGACCGCAGGAGCGGGCCTAAAGAAGCAGAAACAGCCAAAATaatggcaaaagaaaaggaagcagtGGGAGGCCACTGAAACGATGGgagaatattttcttcttttcctttttacaaattcaatctcATGGGCCAAAATTAATCAAGGTCTATGAAACGATGAAATTATACTGGATCATTAAAAAGGGAGGGCTACAAGACCCCACAAGTTCACTGCATATGTTTGTGGTTTTCTCAACTACAATAGGTATGGAGTGAACTCTACTTTTCCTAAGAAAGCTTTACTTGTCATCCTGGGACCACTGGTGGCAAAATCTAACTTTTTCCTTCCTAACCACGAAGACAGATTAAACTAACCAAAGAAATGACACTCGTCCAATGACATGCTGACTTTGCCCCAGTCACTTTACAATGGGCATTCTATCACACCCTGCCAAAAGTCTTATTCGTTTTACTTTAGAAAAGACCACAACTTTTTCAAGTGCAATACACACGGGAGAGAACAAAAAATTGCCAGCAAAAGGCAGCATCTATCGAGTAAGAAAGGTAGGAAAAGTTAGAAAGGATAGTCCTAGGTGAACTCGATAGAATGGGAACCAAAAGCAAATGGTACACGAAAACTTTAACCCCCAAGCACAGTTCTTATCACAAACAACTAAAATTAATTGGAGGCCCCATCTATGATGATCAATCACACATCCAGAGAAAGAGTAATATCACCTAATCAAAATGACAAGATGCGGGCCACTGAGAAATGTGCATTCCAGGAAAAGAAGATAGTGAAAAGAATAGAAGGTTCACCTGATCCAGGAAAAAGTCCAGGTGATGCCGGAGATGGAACCCAGCGATACGCTTTCCGGTGGCTGACAAATAAGAAACGTCGCAAGCTTGCAGCCCCGAATACACAAATCCGATCGCATTCACCGCTACTATGTACCTGCATAATGTAAGAATTTATCAGAAGGTATCATCATTTGTGATCTTTCCAAATGCCCAAAATCATCTCACCAACCCCGAAAGCCAAACAACAACTGAAGGAACAAAAAGCACATCACATGGGATCACCAGCTTTCAGTTGGGAGTTGCAAAAATTCACAGAAACCTCAATCTAAGAAGACTGACAAAATGAGAAATTGGAACACTTAGTTCTGAAGAGTTATTACATGGGATGAAATCAGACCTGAACTCCCTGTATCGGTAGAAGGAATCAAGAGCCCAGCCCTGGTTCTTATCAGCCACCATAACAGAGAAAGACACCAAGCACAGCACAAGCCCACACACTCTCAGCACCAACAGCGCCCTCctcaccattctctctctcctcacccTCCTCAGTATCGACAGGCTCGGCCTCAACCTTCCACTCCCGCCGCCTCCtcctactcctcctcctcctcctccgccgccgccgccgccatcggcGCCGATGCCAgctccggcgccggcgccgccTTCTTGCTTGACCTGGGCGCTCTCGGCGCCCGGATCCACCACGGTCAGCGGGCCCGGGCCGTCCCTCACCGACCGCTTCACGGAGACCGCCGCCACCGGCGCCGCCAGCGAGAGCGGCGGAGGGTCGGGGCTCGCGGCGGGGGCGGCCACGGGCGGGGGCGAACGGGCTGGGGCGTCGTCCCGCGGGGAGGATAAGCGGCTGAGGGGGCTCTGGTCGGAGCAGAGGGACGAGTTGTAGGGCGAATCGATCCGGTGGAGCGGCGACGTCATCGGGGACGGCAGCTCGCCGCCTCCGGGGCGGGGCGGCGTGGCTGCGGGGTTGGGTTCGGAGCGGGACGAAGAGGGCGGAGATGCAGTGGGAATCGGgtgcttctcttcttcttctgcttcttcttcttcttcttctgcttcttctcgCTCTTCTACAGTTTCTCGGTCGGCGCGGCGATGATCGTCATCGGCTTCCATTTTCTGCGACTGAGTTCGAGTTCGAGTTCGAGTTCGAGTCGTCCACCGATGAAGGTGgcttattataaataaataaaatggagcAGTTTGACGACGGACGAGAGACTGATTGCCAAGTAGGCAAATAGTTCTTGGCAGTTTCCTGGATTGGTTGGACGGAACGAACTCAAAATTCGAAAGACGTCTTTTCTTAAATACTGgttatattatttgaaaagattaatcaataataaatatttttaatattgataattatttatatcTAACTATTTTCATAAGTGAGGAAAACATTtcatatttattcatttttataagtaatataaaaataaatgatcactttttgaaaaaaaaatttaaaatcttgaGTTTCCATCGAACAAGCGCACTTAAGATTttacttcattattttataaggCATCAATTATGTACCAATGAGGAAATTTCTTGCGAAAGTGCCTTGAGTCATAGTTATTCATCATTTCAAATCAATGACATGTGAAATTGTACTACTAATAAACTAATATCTAGAAAACTTGTCCAAGGGATcgagtttgaaattgaaaatatcaaattgcgAACTAAAGAGTTCAGTATTTGAAGTTTAATCAACAATTTGTCTTGGATTCATTTGTTCTGCAAAGAATGACTGATTTAGAAAATACTTTCTTAAATACGATTATTCATGCAGTTcgatataattaattaatgaaaaatatttttattatcaataataatttatgtctaatggATTTTGatggataatgaaaaaaatcctCATTTATAAACggttattttaaaaatattttttaaatttatcatttttgcGAACCAAACATATCACTTCCACTTGCATATTCTTCCAGTCGTAAATAACACTTAACTGAGTGCGCCGTTTAATTTTTCAGACAGACAAAATATATCAAAGTTGATTTGACAGGATTCTCAGGGCAAAGCCACAGTAAACATCTTGTCCTGTTTgctcttgctttgtttctttctcctttccttttgttaCCCAAGAGCAAGCTTGAAGACACTGATTTTGTTCCGCCAGAGAGAATCAAAACTAGCAAAGCCTACGGGTTCCTGATGCACCATAACCAGGTGGAGCCACCGAAATCAATTTCATCTACCAGCGCTTGGAGCTTAGATGCCATCGAGAATCCTCAAGCGCTCTCCCATCCCTACACTCTCATTAGACCACTTCAAATTGTCCGTCGAATTGGATGCCGATTCAGTTCAACGTTCGGCGTCAGAACCCTTCAGCTTGCAGGCGCTGACTAATAAGCAATCAAAGGGGTGGCCTGAACCTGTCCCCTTCGACGATCG
Above is a window of Eucalyptus grandis isolate ANBG69807.140 chromosome 9, ASM1654582v1, whole genome shotgun sequence DNA encoding:
- the LOC104419272 gene encoding 2-methylene-furan-3-one reductase, with amino-acid sequence MATNFVVPTKMKAWVYREYGDVGNVLRLNQEFEVPEVQKGQVLVKVLAAALNPIDHMRVNAVYKLPHFTLPAVPGYDLAGIVVKVGGEVEKLKVGDEVYGCATIYGTLAEYTAVDESTLALKPKKLSFEEAASLPLVIHTAYGGLERVGLSPGKSLLVLGGAGGVGTLVIQLAKEVFGASRVAATCSTGKLDLLKSLGADLAIDYTKVNFEDLSEKFDVVYVAIGQSERAVKAVKPGGSVVTIVEHSKTLPPPAFSFVSASDGATLEKLKPFLESGKVKPVIDPKSPFPFSQAIEAFSHLQTRRAAGKVVIHPVP
- the LOC104419273 gene encoding CASP-like protein 4A2, translated to MEADDDHRRADRETVEEREEAEEEEEEAEEEEKHPIPTASPPSSSRSEPNPAATPPRPGGGELPSPMTSPLHRIDSPYNSSLCSDQSPLSRLSSPRDDAPARSPPPVAAPAASPDPPPLSLAAPVAAVSVKRSVRDGPGPLTVVDPGAESAQVKQEGGAGAGAGIGADGGGGGGGGGGGVGGGGGSGRLRPSLSILRRVRRERMVRRALLVLRVCGLVLCLVSFSVMVADKNQGWALDSFYRYREFRYIVAVNAIGFVYSGLQACDVSYLSATGKRIAGFHLRHHLDFFLDQVMSYLLLSASSSAATRVDDWELNWGEDKFPQMATASVALSILAFMAFALCSIISGYTLCTLRSS